Within Lagopus muta isolate bLagMut1 chromosome 1, bLagMut1 primary, whole genome shotgun sequence, the genomic segment ctcaccaGATCAAAGTGACAGTTGTGGCAGAGGTAGTGGCCCAGTGGGTTCTGGGTGACATTGTGGCACTCGCCACACACCAGTTTCCCATACACCTTGGAGAAGAGCGTTGGGGCAAAGACACCTATGGAGACAGAGGGATAGGAGGTGGGTGCCATCAAGGTAGAACCCCACCGAGCCTTGGGGACACTTCTgtccccatctcacctccaacagagaggaaaagcagggCCGAGCTGACACCTGCTGACCGGCTGTTGAAGCGCTGCTCCTGATGTCGGATGCCCCCTATTACCATGCACAAACCCtttgggagaggaaaaaaaataccccagaaaaaatgaaatccatCAGCACTTTGCTCACCCAACCATAGAGACCAGAGGCTCTTCACACACCAGCCCAGCTCACCGGGACAAAAAGGACACATCCCACCAGTGTCCCCGTCAGCGCTGACTTGACGATCTCAGCATAGCAGCTGTTGCCCTCACGCGATCCTTTGATGAGTGCCGTGATGTAGAACGTGAGCTCCGTGATGGAGCCAAATGTGGCGTTCACCACTGCACCCACTGCAAAGTTGCTCTGGGCTGAGATactgggagaggaaaaggaggatgTCAGAGGGGTCAACGTGTGTCCCTACTGCCACCCCTCAGCCCCACATCCCCGCTGACCTGGCGATGGCCATCCCAATGTAGTAGGAGAGGGGCATGATGGAGAGCAGCGCCAACGTGAACTTGACCGGAGAGCTTGTCAACTGGTTGTGGCTGTCCACATAGCCCAGCACCAGTGTCACCAGCACCAGTGGCAGCAGGTCTGGGATAGATAGTCAAGGACATGGCCCTattggggtgggatttggggtcaggacCCCCCCAACATCCTCCCTCTACCCCCAAAATAGAGAAAGGATACTGACGGCAAAAACATTGATGCCATCCACCGCATATTTGTAGTAGTAGGGGTTGACAGCACGGTAGCAGCACAGGATGACCTCCCCATCCAGCGGCACCTCCGTCTGCAGAAGGACAGTTTGGTGACCCCCAAACCCCACCTTGGATAGGGAACCCCCAGCCCCACGTAGGGCAGCACTCACCATCCTCAGACGACGGATGCACACCCGCTCTGGGGGCAGCAGAAGGACACGGACAGCTGTGCGGGCGCTCAGCTTGGCCACAGGGATGAGGAAGACAAGGAGCCATGCAGTAACACACACTAACCCATGGGCTAGTGCCAACAGTGGGTAGCCCAGGCACAGCCACACCACAGTGCCAGCACGCTGCTAAAAATAACAGGATGGCATTTAGGGTTTTGCCACAAAATATCCAACCCCACTGCAATTGAGGCACCCATAGGTTCTATCCCCACAGCAATAGGGGTCCCAGCTGTTCCCAAGCTCAGAAACTCACCCAATATCCTTCGTCCACCCAACACCGTGGGTTCCAGCGATGGGGCGCAGGGCCAccaagcagtgctgagctctctgTGTCAGCCTCACACACACCCCGTGCCTGTCGGGATTTGGGGGTCTGGAGGAGATTGGGATGATCAAGGTCCAGTTTGGGGCACATTTGTCacctctcccccaccccccccccatcaGATTTGGGAAGCACTGTTACCTCTGCTTTCTGAATCACTTTCCCAAAGGGCCAAAGGAAATAGCCAGCAAGATCCCAGCAGAGTCGCCCTGTAAGGACACAAGGTTCAGCCCCATTGGGAACACAAGTGCCCCATCCCTCCTCCGCTCCCCTCCAGCCATGGGAGAGCCATACAGTACCCAAAGGTTTGGCCCTTTGATCCTTTTAAGTCCAGCCTGAAGACCCATggctcccccagccctccctaTGGAGGGCTTCCCCAATTTGGGGCTCACCATAGGGAACCCCCACAACGGTGACAAACATCCCCGCAGCCACCAGGACGTAGAGCAGCGAGAGCCACCAGCCAAAGAGCAGCAGGTAGAGGACATTTCCACACGTCACTGTAGACCCTGCAGGAGAGGAAACACCAAACAGGGCCATCACTACCTACAGCAGCACATCTTTCACCCCATGCTGCCATAGGACGTTCCCAAAGCCACCCACCTCCAGGGCCACGGATGACGTTGAGGTCAGAGTAGAGCTCTTTGACGATCTCCGAGCGGTCTTCCCATGGCCGTGCTGTAATGTGGCTCTTCCATTTCTTGAAGCCAAACTGGAGAGAGATTTTCAAGTAAGAAGAATCCAGATGGAATCCAACTGATCctcaccccccccaccccactctATGGGCACCCACCTTGTAATTATTGGAGAGCTTGTTGGCCTCCACGGCGTTTTCAGCTGTCAGTGTGGTTTTCACCACGCAGCTCTCACAGACCTCctctgagtgctgctggcagcagagcggTGAGGACACAGCTGGGGACAAGGGACAAAATAGGAGTGACAAAGAACGTGGGACCTCCAGAGTCCCCCCTGCCCCCATTCTGCACATCCTACCTGTGTGGCCACGAGGATGGTGCTGGTGGCAGCCCAGGTCACCGTGCACATTGTTGATGGCAGCAGCGCAGTGACGGTCACAGATGGAGCTCCGACGGGGGATGTCACCATCACTGTGGGTCTCAGGGACCTTGGGGACATCTAGGGAGGGGATAGGAGTCACGTTGGGCTCAACACtggtggtgctgtgctgggatgtcTTAATCTCACCCAACGAGATTACTATGGGATGGGGAAAGAGAAGCTCAGCCCACTGAGTGATCGTAGAGGGGGTCCACTGCTCACATCCAACAGTCCCTTCCCCAACACCCCACTCTCTTAAGTGATTTTTATCCTATTACTTATCCTCCAGGTGCAGCTTGAGTGGCTCTGGCCACACATATAAataatcatggaatggcttaagttggaaggaTCCTTGAAGATCACACACTGGGTACAATGAGTGAAAATCTCCCTTTTTACTTACAAAGAGATAAACCAGAAAAATTCAGAGCACAAACTCAATGAGTGGTAGCCCCACCTTAGAGGATTTGGAGATGGAGATGTACTTTGGGATTAGAACAAGTGAAGTCCCTCCCAAAGCCACTATTTTGTCAAACAGTGACTAACTGATGTCTCAGAGTAACAAAGATACGGGTTATCAGCTCCGTAGGACCACAAAGCGCCCATCCCAACAGGCAggaacacagagcacagccatgGGGTCTCCACATCCTTTTCTCCTAGCCCAAAGACGATGCCCACACTTCAGGTTGCCTACTATGAGATGGACACCTTCCACACCACCTGCGTTTTACTGCCATACCCTTCCTTAACACGTGACCAATGCTACACTTCCAGTTTAAGTTTAATGTCTTTAATTCCCAGCTCACCTCTAGCAATTACCTCATCACCCACCGGTGGACAACACCCACAGAGAGGGACAGCCATCCTCCCTCCTACCGGGGGATGGGGACAGCcatccccccccctccaaaagAGATAAGCACACCCAACTCACCCAGCCCCTCCTGCGTGCAGCGGCGGTGGCACCGACCCGGTTCGCTCTCGGTGGCCATACGGACAGCAGGTTCCAAAGGACAGCGGTACGGGAAGCCCCGACCCTACGGGATTTAACGGGAGGGGTCGGGCATGCGCGGGGCGCGCCCCCGGGAGCCGCCCCCGGGAGGGGCCGTGATTGCAGCACCTGCGATGGGAGAGGGGGTGAAGTGGGGTAGGGTGGAGTGTAGCGTATGGGGGGCACGGATGTAGGATCCATGAGATGGGGTGGTGCTGTATGGGGGTCGAGGTGCATGGGTTTGGGGAGCACGGTGTGTTGGGGTGCATGGGAAGTGGGGCGTGCTGTGTATGGGGGTCGAGGTGCAGGGATATGGGGAGCACGGTGTGTTGGGGTGCATGGGAAGTATGCTCCCCATTGGTACGTAGGGTTGGGGTGCACGGATTTGGGAAGCACGGTGTATTGGGGTGCTATGCGTCGGGTTGAGGTGCACGGGTTTGGGGAGCACGGTGTGTTGGGGTGCATGGGAAGTAGGGTGCATGGGGTTGGGGTGTGCTGTGTATGGGTTGCACAGATGTGTGGTGTATTGGGTTGGGGTACGTGATGTATTGGGGTGCACTGGAAGTAGGGTGCATGGGGTTGGGATGTGCTGTGTATGGGAATCGAGGCGCCTGGGTTTGGGGTGCACGGTGTATTGGGGTGCATGGGGATGGGCTGCGTGATGTATCAGGGAGCACTGGGTTGGAGTATGAGGTGTATTGGGGTGCACAGGGATGTGAGGTGCATGGGTTTGGGGTCTGCTGTGTATTGGGGTGCACTGGAAGCAAGGTGCATGGGTTTGGGGTCTTCTATGTAGTGGGGTGCACTGGAAAGAAGGTGTATGGGTTTGGGGTCTGCTGTGTAGTGGGTTGCACAGATGTAGGATTCATGAGATGGGGTGGTGTTGTATTTGGAGGTCGGGGTGCATGGGCTTGGGGAGCATGATGTATCGGGGTGCATGGGGTTGGGGTGTGCTGCATATGAGGGTTGAGGTGCATGGGGGCTTGGGGAGCACGGTGTGTTGGGGTGCATGGGATGTAGGGTGCATTGGGATGGGGTATCCTGTGTATTGGGGTGCACAGAAGATGTGTGGTGCATACAAATGGGGTACCCGGTATAGGAAGTAGGGTGCATGGGGTTGGGATGTGCTGTGTATGGGGGTCGAGGCGCCTGGGTTTGGGGTGCATGGTGTATTGGGGTGCATGGGGATGGGCTGCGTGATGTATCAAGGATCACTGGGTATGGGTACGAGGTGTACTGGGGTGCACAGGGATGCAAGGTGCATGGGTTTGGGGTCTGCTGTGTATTGGGGTGCACAGATGTAGGATCCATGAGATTGGGCGGAGCTGTATTTGGAAGTCGAGGTGCATGGGTTTGGGGTGCACGGTGTGTCGGGGTGCATGGGGTTGGGGTGTGCTGCATATGGGGGTTGAGGTGCATGGGGGCTTGGCGAGCATGGTGTGCTGGGGTGCATGAGATGTAGGGTGCATGGGGTTGGGGAATCCTGTGTATTGGGTGCACAGAAGATGTGTGGGGAATAGAAATGGGGTACCCAGTATTGGGGTCATTGGAAGTAGGGTGCATGGGGTTGGGATGTGCTGTGTATGGGAATTGAGGCGCCTGGGTTTGGGGTGCACGGTGTATTGGGGTGCATGGGGATGGGCTGCGTGATGTATCAGGGAGCACTGGGTTGGGGTAC encodes:
- the LOC125688440 gene encoding uncharacterized protein LOC125688440 isoform X2; the encoded protein is MATESEPGRCHRRCTQEGLDVPKVPETHSDGDIPRRSSICDRHCAAAINNVHGDLGCHQHHPRGHTAVSSPLCCQQHSEEVCESCVVKTTLTAENAVEANKLSNNYKFGFKKWKSHITARPWEDRSEIVKELYSDLNVIRGPGGSTVTCGNVLYLLLFGWWLSLLYVLVAAGMFVTVVGVPYGRLCWDLAGYFLWPFGKVIQKAETPKSRQARGVCEADTESSALLGGPAPHRWNPRCWVDEGYWRAGTVVWLCLGYPLLALAHGLVCVTAWLLVFLIPVAKLSARTAVRVLLLPPERVCIRRLRMTEVPLDGEVILCCYRAVNPYYYKYAVDGINVFAVNLLPLVLVTLVLGYVDSHNQLTSSPVKFTLALLSIMPLSYYIGMAIASISAQSNFAVGAVVNATFGSITELTFYITALIKGSREGNSCYAEIVKSALTGTLVGCVLFVPGLCMVIGGIRHQEQRFNSRSAGVSSALLFLSVGGVFAPTLFSKVYGKLVCGECHNVTQNPLGHYLCHNCHFDLMENNGTLYYSHVQPLVYTVSLLLPAAYLIGLFFTLKTHSHIYDIHISDCHMPGHHHSAVVHWSRWRALVILLLSTLCMSACADLATEHISPILTNSTISQYFIGVTVLAMVPELPEIVNGIQFALQNNLSLSIEIGNCIAVQVCMLQIPILVLFTIFYPTNFTLVFSDLHVYASMFSVVLMNYIFMDGKCDYFQGTVLVMVYFILLAVYFFAPSPSGC
- the LOC125688440 gene encoding uncharacterized protein LOC125688440 isoform X1, whose protein sequence is MATESEPGRCHRRCTQEGLDVPKVPETHSDGDIPRRSSICDRHCAAAINNVHGDLGCHQHHPRGHTAVSSPLCCQQHSEEVCESCVVKTTLTAENAVEANKLSNNYKFGFKKWKSHITARPWEDRSEIVKELYSDLNVIRGPGGSTVTCGNVLYLLLFGWWLSLLYVLVAAGMFVTVVGVPYGRLCWDLAGYFLWPFGKVIQKAETPKSRQARGVCEADTESSALLGGPAPHRWNPRCWVDEGYWQRAGTVVWLCLGYPLLALAHGLVCVTAWLLVFLIPVAKLSARTAVRVLLLPPERVCIRRLRMTEVPLDGEVILCCYRAVNPYYYKYAVDGINVFAVNLLPLVLVTLVLGYVDSHNQLTSSPVKFTLALLSIMPLSYYIGMAIASISAQSNFAVGAVVNATFGSITELTFYITALIKGSREGNSCYAEIVKSALTGTLVGCVLFVPGLCMVIGGIRHQEQRFNSRSAGVSSALLFLSVGGVFAPTLFSKVYGKLVCGECHNVTQNPLGHYLCHNCHFDLMENNGTLYYSHVQPLVYTVSLLLPAAYLIGLFFTLKTHSHIYDIHISDCHMPGHHHSAVVHWSRWRALVILLLSTLCMSACADLATEHISPILTNSTISQYFIGVTVLAMVPELPEIVNGIQFALQNNLSLSIEIGNCIAVQVCMLQIPILVLFTIFYPTNFTLVFSDLHVYASMFSVVLMNYIFMDGKCDYFQGTVLVMVYFILLAVYFFAPSPSGC